TATCAGGGCATTACCTACACGACAAGGGAAAAGGTCGTCGATATCGGGCCCATCCATATGACAGCAGAGAAGACGAAAACGATTCCGCTGCCTCCGATCGTGGGAGGGCTTGCGCTTCTTGGCGGTATTGTATTGCTGGTTGTAAGTAACAAAAAGGGCTGACGATTAACGCCCCATATTTGTATCTCAAAACGAAGGATTAAGTGACCATGCGTATCACGTGTTTCAATGTTGCGAGGCGCCTGTGCGCCGCATCTATCTGTCTAATGCTCCTTTTCCTGTTTCCTCCTGCGGTGGCTGCGGACAGAACCGGTGATGAATTTTTGACCGGTTATATTACATCCATCCTTGAGCGGGACCTGAACTGGGGGAGAGACAGCTATATTTTGAAGGTTGTCAACGGGGTTGTTGCTATTACCCTATTTAAAGATGATCCGGCGCAACGGGAGGCGGCCGACAAACAGCTGCATGATATAGTCGGATTGCAGAGGGTAACGATTGTGGTGAAGCCTGCAGACACGAAGAAGCCGGGAGCGGTAAGCAGGTTTACGGGAATAACCGGCGACGGGGAAGCCTTTCCAACGGGCGACCTGTTCCGGCCACTAATCGCCGATCCTAAGCAGCCGCAGTTCTTTGTCGGCATAAATAGCTTCAGATCATCGGGTGAGAGATACACCATGGCGGCCGTAGGATTCGGAGAGACATTCGGCATGTACAGGTTCTTAGGCAGCCATGAGGGGAACGGTCTGCAACTGGGCTTGGCAGGCGCTATATTTGCCCGGTTCAACATGGATGCCCCTTCCCACGACCTCATCAACGCAGATTATACCATCGGCATTCCCGTAACTTACCGGAATGGTGACAATTCACTCCGCTTCCGCGTTTATCACCAGAGTTCACACCTGGGGGATGAATTCCTCCAGAGTGTTAATCCTCCCGAGCGGGTTAACCTCAGCTATGAAGCCATTGAGCTCATCTATTCCCGCGAATGGCAGGGATGGCGGGTGTACGGGGGCGGCGAGTCTTTGATACACAAGGAGCCGGCTGATCTAAAGCCGATGAGTGCTCACTGGGGGATCGAATATTGCGGCAGCAAGCCGCTTGTATTAAACGGCAGGCCGGTTGCCGGGGTGGACATGAAGAGCTTCGAGGAGCATAACTGGGCCATCGATACCAGCGTCAAGGCCGGTCTCGAGTTCGGTCATCCCAACCCGGGGCAGCGTCGCCTGCGCCTCATGGCCGAGTGGTACAACGGGTTTGATCCAAGCGGCCAGTTTTACAACAATAAGGTTGAATACTTTGGCCTTGGGGTTTCTCTGGGATTCTGACGGATTTTATCGAGTAGGTGTTTCACCCCTGTGGTATTGGGTAAAATCTCAGTGATGCCCAAAAAGGTGAAAATGAGTAAAAATATATTCAGGAAGAAAACTTTGTTGAAACATGGATGGAAAGAAAAAATCTATGAGACATTTTCAGGAGTCTCAACATGGTTCCGGCGTATGCGGGTGGGTGTCCTATCGGCAGTTCCGGGAATCCGCAATATCCGTTTAATCAAACTGAGCTGGCTCGTTTACCCCCTTATGTGCACAACAGTCATCACAGCCGCTATAATTGCAATCGGATTATATCACATCTATTTCGACCGAACAAACCTTCCTGACATAGACTCATTAGCCAATTTTGAGTTTCCTGCTATCGGCTGCGTATACGATGCCAATGGCCAGCCGCTTATTGAGCTGGCAAGAGAGTACAGGCGCATAACTAAGTATGAGGATCTGCCGCCCATTGTTCGTGATGCGATTCTTGCAACTGAGGACAAAAACTTCTTCTCACACAACGGAGTTGAATATTCCACAATTCCCCGCGTACTAAGTAAAGTGCGGATCGGCGCCTTGATGTCGCACCTCACACGGTCGGCAGGGCAAGAGGAGGTTAATAGTGGCGGCATCTTCCCGCAAGGCGGATCGACTGTCACGCAACAGCTTGTGCGCGGACATTTCCTTCAAAAGCTGACGGCTCAAGAAAACAGCAAATCGCTCCTGCACGGGTCACTTCTGCTCCGTGGATTGTCTCACATCATTGGCCCGCGAAGTGTTAACAAGCTGTATCGGAAACTGGAGGAGATGAGGCTATCGTTATGGGTCGAGGAAGAGATGCAGAAGCTTTTCGGCTCTAAACGCCGGGCCAAGGAAGAAATTCTGGCACGGTATGCCAGCTTTATTTACATGGGAAACGGTCAATACGGAATTGCGAGAGCGTCCGAGTATTACTTCGGTCGGCCTCTCGCCACTTTCACCGTGGATGATGCTGATAAAGCGGCACTGCTGGCAGGCATTGCAAAGTCGCCCCGTTCCTATGCGCCAAGCGCTAAAGAGACCGGGAGAATCCTGCGCCGGAGAAATCAATCCTGGCGCTTATGGCAGTCAACGGTTTTATCTCTCCGGACAGGGTCAGGGAGGCTGAAAAGCGCCCTATTCAGTCAGTCGCGTGGCACAGGGGCAAAATGCTCCCGGCTGCCGCGGTTGTTGAAAATGTCCTGCAGGAGCTCAAAACTTTCAACGCTGATCTCAGCGTTGAAGATCTTCTGCAGGGACGCATCAATATTTACTCGACTGTGGACGCCCGTGTGCAGCAAATTATGAATGAGGCGCTGGAGCATGGCCTTGAGCTTTATGAGAAGCGACACCCGGGTTCCAAAGGGCTAATCCAGGGATCTGTTATTGTGCTGAGGAACCGCGATTCGTGTATCCTTGCTGAGACAGGAGGACGTCAGTTCTATAAAGGCCGCTTAGCATCATATAGCGACTTTAACCGCGTCACGCAGTCCCTTCGTCAACCCGGGTCTGCAATGAAGCCCATTGTTTATCTTGCTGCTTTCCGTAAGGGAACATTTACCCTTGAGTCGATGGTTCCCGACGAACCGATCGGTGTTCCGGATGGGGGGGAACAAAGTCTGAAATGGATCTCAAACTACGATGGGCAATTCAAGGGCGTGATTCCACTCCGGGAGGCGCTTGCGGAATCCAGAAATGCCGTTGCAATTTGGATTACAGAGCAAATTGGCATTGACAGCGTCCTTAGAACCTCTGTGAGCCTGGGAATTCACACACCCTTGCTTCCGTATGCCTCGACTGCGTTGGGTGCCTCTGAAGTGAATTTGCTGGAGTTGGCCAATGCATACCGCGCAATGGCCTCGGGTATTCTCACCCAGCCGTATGTAATCAGGAAAATCGTACGCGATTCGGGTGAGGTTGTGGTTGAAAAAGAGAACAAGCGGTCAACGGTCGCTCTCAATGACGATGCTCTTTCTCTCATTCAGGAGGGCTTGCGTGGTGTCGTGCGAATTCCCACCGGTACTGCTCATTCACTTGACTCCAGAAGTTTCCCGATCGCCATTATGGGGAAGACAGGTACGACAAATGAGTTCAGGGACGCTCTCTTCATAGGCTCGACGTACGGCCCCGATGGAATAACTATAGCTGTCCGCATAGGCTTTGACGACAACCGTTCTCTTGGACGAAAAGAAACCGGGGGCAGGATAGCGCTTCCGGTCTTCAAGGAAATCATGCTCAGAGTATACCGGGAAAATCTCGTAGGCTCTGTGCCGAAGTTTCCGGCTCAAATGGAACAGAATATTAGCGCTTATCTTAAAGGCGATCCGACCGAATCAGCAGCGGTGACAGACACTTTTCTTGCTTCGATGTCTGAAATTCGGGTCGTTTCCAAGGATTAACTGAAAGCGGGTTTTTTCATGCAAATAGTTAACCTTATTCACTCGATTATGCCAGGAGGAACGATATGAAGATCTTAAAGACTGTGATGATATTGCTTGTGCTGCTTTTAGTGCCGGGTTATGCCCTCTCTGCGAATCCCGGTTATATGCGAGTGAGTCTTATCGAAGGTGATGTTCAGATAAAGACGCCCGACTCGGATGAATGGGGTATCGCGTCTGTTAATACTCCCCTTGCAGAGGGTGATGAACTTTGGGTCCCTCAGGACGGAAGGGTTGAACTCCAGCTGAACACAGGGACATATATCAGACTCGATGAGAGTTCTGCTCTCCAGATACTGTCGATGGATGAGGATTCTTCCCAGTTCTATCTGTCGCAGGGATATGCCTATATTTTTTATGATACTCCGGTGAGTGGAGGAGTTTTACAGATCGATACTCCCGACACGTCCACCCGGGCCTTCGACAGGGCGATCTTCAGAATCGATATGTCTGAGCAGTACACAGATGTGGCGGTCTACAAGGGATATGTTGAAACGGAGAACAATGTCGGAAATACAGGAATAGAAGCAGGACAAATGGTATCTCTCGGAGAGAACACGGACGGAGAGGTTTCTCCGATGGGGCCTCCTGACGAGTGGGAGAAGTGGAACAAGAAAAGAAACGACAGGGTCTATGCAGGAAGTGACGTGGGCTCCCGCTATCTGCCCTACGAACTCAGGCCGTATTCATCCGACTTTGACAGCTACGGCAAGTGGGTACGTGTTCGTGGGTATGGTAATGTCTGGACCCCGACGGTCGCAGCCAGTGCGAGCTGGTCTCCCTACAGAAATGGCAGATGGATATGGAGAGGCGGTGATTACATCTGGGTGGCTTAAGAGCCTTGGGGATGGGCGCCCTACCATTACGGTAGATGGAGCTTTGGTGTAAACATAGGCTGGTTCTGGGTGCCTCCTATTGATAATGAGGTTTACTGGGGCCCG
This genomic interval from Candidatus Eisenbacteria bacterium contains the following:
- a CDS encoding FecR domain-containing protein, whose protein sequence is MKILKTVMILLVLLLVPGYALSANPGYMRVSLIEGDVQIKTPDSDEWGIASVNTPLAEGDELWVPQDGRVELQLNTGTYIRLDESSALQILSMDEDSSQFYLSQGYAYIFYDTPVSGGVLQIDTPDTSTRAFDRAIFRIDMSEQYTDVAVYKGYVETENNVGNTGIEAGQMVSLGENTDGEVSPMGPPDEWEKWNKKRNDRVYAGSDVGSRYLPYELRPYSSDFDSYGKWVRVRGYGNVWTPTVAASASWSPYRNGRWIWRGGDYIWVA
- a CDS encoding transglycosylase domain-containing protein, which translates into the protein MVLGKISVMPKKVKMSKNIFRKKTLLKHGWKEKIYETFSGVSTWFRRMRVGVLSAVPGIRNIRLIKLSWLVYPLMCTTVITAAIIAIGLYHIYFDRTNLPDIDSLANFEFPAIGCVYDANGQPLIELAREYRRITKYEDLPPIVRDAILATEDKNFFSHNGVEYSTIPRVLSKVRIGALMSHLTRSAGQEEVNSGGIFPQGGSTVTQQLVRGHFLQKLTAQENSKSLLHGSLLLRGLSHIIGPRSVNKLYRKLEEMRLSLWVEEEMQKLFGSKRRAKEEILARYASFIYMGNGQYGIARASEYYFGRPLATFTVDDADKAALLAGIAKSPRSYAPSAKETGRILRRRNQSWRLWQSTVLSLRTGSGRLKSALFSQSRGTGAKCSRLPRLLKMSCRSSKLSTLISALKIFCRDASIFTRLWTPVCSKL
- a CDS encoding DUF1207 domain-containing protein, giving the protein MAADRTGDEFLTGYITSILERDLNWGRDSYILKVVNGVVAITLFKDDPAQREAADKQLHDIVGLQRVTIVVKPADTKKPGAVSRFTGITGDGEAFPTGDLFRPLIADPKQPQFFVGINSFRSSGERYTMAAVGFGETFGMYRFLGSHEGNGLQLGLAGAIFARFNMDAPSHDLINADYTIGIPVTYRNGDNSLRFRVYHQSSHLGDEFLQSVNPPERVNLSYEAIELIYSREWQGWRVYGGGESLIHKEPADLKPMSAHWGIEYCGSKPLVLNGRPVAGVDMKSFEEHNWAIDTSVKAGLEFGHPNPGQRRLRLMAEWYNGFDPSGQFYNNKVEYFGLGVSLGF